In Glycine soja cultivar W05 chromosome 10, ASM419377v2, whole genome shotgun sequence, the genomic stretch agtagagttaatttaatacaaataattaacaattaataatatcTTCTTAATCAATAAGTTGTTAGTTTAAGTAGAATTAGACTCAATTCTTTTAATTAAGATATCAAATTTGAGtattttatgaatgaaaaaaatataattggaaactagatttttttatgaaaattaatcataacaaaacaaaacataataaaatgtttaatatgTTTTCACCGTGATAACATCTTATTATGTTTAATGGTTTTTAGAATTGACTATTTGACTTTCACTACTTGACGTTAAACCCATGCTGGGATTTGAAGTTAAACTCGGGTTGAGTATTTGGGGTGCTTAAGAAGATGAAGGtaattttgtctaattttttcatTGAACAAGCATGTGTGCAATGCATAATGATTTGGAGTTAACATAAAAAAAGTGTATTGCAGTATGAGGGGTGTCTGTGTAACAAAACCCCAAAAGTTAGGGGAGGTTTGTACAGGGGTTCAACAATGAGGGAATATGAGTATAATAAGTAATAAACACATGAGAGGTGAATGTAATTTGCTCTAAAAAATAATGTTCTAGATAAAAGTTTCAATTAAGATTATATATCacctaattttaaattctcCCACGGACGTTcatattactttattttatccCTTCTTATGTGTGCACAATATCGATTCACTCTCCCACTCCTTATAACAAAACTATTATAGTTTTGTTGTCTATAAGCAAAAAACAATTTTTGGGAAGCGTTTAAACCAACCCCGCATTGAGAAAAAACAAGCATGACAAAACAAATGGCTCGTTTAATTCCATTTCCTCTCCCTAATTCCCTTTTAACCaagttgaaaaaaatctttaaattaaccctttatttatttgttgattGTGTAGTAAAATAATCATTGCCTCTTCATTCCTTCTTTGACCCAtgacttagtttttttttttcaagttcaaAGTCCACAAGTATCCCGTAATAACTAGCTCAGAAATTAAtcccattaaaaatatataattactgttagctcaataaaattttatatacgaTGAGAatcaaacattaatttttttgctaaataaatcattttctctcatgtgaATGTAACATAACATTATACCCTTAcaccattgattaaaaaaaacacatttacaCCGACCCTATGGGTTCCATCACTTAGTTTGttgtgtagaaaaaaaaaactcatactcAATTGAAGATTGTGGATGAGAACGATTttggaaaatgaaaacaggaacgAAAAACAACATATCCATTCCCGTTTGTCGCGTTGCTATGTCTACTAGACATTTGACTAGTTTGCCTTCCAACAAGAAGCATGGACAAGTGCAACACTTCTAACCATTGATTATTCCACATGGAATTACAACCTTAGAGCTAGCTTTAAGatttttaatacaatattttattttcaatcaaaatgGAGACAATTTGTATTGAAATAGTTaagcttaattatatttttagttcgtTGGgtattgtaattttataattttagtctcaTAATTTTTGATTGCATGAATTAGATCCTCCACATATCTTAATTGTGTGATTTTAGTTGTTCAATTAGTTGAAGGATTTTGTCCCATGTCATTTCAATATGACaatatttatagtaattttggtcctaattaaaaaaacaaatgaatttaaggatcatattgatttttttcaaagacCTGATTAAAAATTACCAAACTTAAGTTTCCTACGCAACAATTTAACTAATATAAAACTATAAGTCCACaagtgtattttaattaaattaaataaaaaaaaaatccttgatCGGTTTAGGCAGGCTACTTGCCGCTGGGGGTTGCCCTATGAAGTAATCCAGCTCAAAAGTCCATTTGTTGGACCCATGACCATCCGATGAATTGGGCTGGGCTTTCCCTTAAGTCGGTCCATTTCCTGCTATTTCCTTCACTTTTGGTTGGTGAAAGCTATTTCTCTCACCTAACATTGTACCTAACTCAAAATATACctacttataaaattattattattatttattttaaaacaagcacaattagccatttatattctttaaaaactaaaaaacaattagaatattcaataaaaaaatagttcaatCAAATCctgattagaaaattaaaattattgttaatgCTCTTACATGTTTTcatctaataaattttatttcaatatatttatgatgtatttatgtaaaaaattcaACACTGTTTTTTTAAcgttatttatgtaaaaatatttattgtataattatGTAAAACTGATATTCAACATTAttctataaatattaatcaacaaaatttttatatataaagttattaaacagagacaaaatattattttataataaaaatttattttatcatgatataaaagtataaaaaaatataaaataaaaaagatataaaaagaaaacataaaagaaagcaaagaaaaataagacgtaaatagaaaaaaatcaaaaaagaaagaaagaaaaaatggaaaaattcggaaaagaaagaaagagaaaaggacaaaaatacttgaaaaaactaaaatatcctAACATACAATAGgtgtcaataaataaaaaaggataaaaatatattttttcttgtctaaagattttatatatagatgtttattttatgataatatgaaagtataaagaaaaaataaaaaaaagaaagaaaaaatgtaaaaagaaaaataaaaacataaaagaaaacaaagaaaaaataaaacttaaatagaaaaaataaaaaagaaagaaagataaaatgacaaaattctGAAAAGAGATAGAGGGAAAACGTAAAtagaaaaaaacttaaaagaaagaaagaaaaaatgacaaaattctaaaaacaaagaaagagaaaaaaaaagaaagcaaaaatgataaaaatctgaaaagaaagataaaatgaaaaaaatttaaaaaactaagggggtgtttggtttggttgttttttgttttcactgaaaatagaaaatggtgataGAAATGCGTTTGGTTaaatttctgttttcattttcagtaaaaatattttcccaaacaaacaaaaaattgtaaacaataaaatctcattttaagTTGAATCTAAGAACCtcattttggataaaatgaaaattcgaCATAAGGAAtgcaattttaaacaaatataaaaatacatctCCTTTTAAAAACGCATTTTCAGTATGTTTTTATTCGTTGAaagcagaaaataaaaagtcaaaataaacatattttcagacttctaatcttttgaaaataaaaattgaaaagataaaCCAAACATACCctaatatataataacatataataGGTGTCAACCAAGGGTAAAAATCTATTTTTGCTAGTCtaaagattttatatatagatatttattatatcataatatgaaaaacataaaagaaaacgtaaatagaaaaaataaaaaagaaagaaagaaaaaatgacaaaattctgaaaagaaaaagagagaaaacataaatagaaaaaattaagaagaaagaaaaaatgacaaaattctataaaaaagaaagaaaaaatgaaaaaaatatgaaaagactaaaatatcATAACATATAATAGGTGTTTTCTATATTCTAACATACAGTAGGTGTtaacaaataagaaaaagaaaaatatatttttgttagtcTAAAGATTTGATATATAAAgaagaattattaaaaaaaataaaaaatatacagagAAGTCtaaagattttatatataaatatagtagACGTCCACCAGGCTCAATCTCATCCACATCTCAAATCAAAAGCCGAATATTCTAATTTCACCGCTTCGAAATCCATTCTTTATTGCCAAAATTTTGAAACCCTAATATCCCAATTTCGCTGGTGATCTTTCCAAAGCGTCATCAAACCAAACAATTTTTCGTCATATCTGTCTCCGGTACTTTCCTTTTCCTCTCTTGTTCCCATTCTTTTTGTGACGCTATTTTTTCGTGCATCTCCAATGCTTGAATGTCTTGAATTGTTTCGAACTGTTCGCAATTTCTGATTGCTTTAATCAAGCAAGGAGAGTCGCTTTGACGGGAAGCAAGGATTTCCGCTGCAATTGGAATCGTCGGATCAATTCGTCATGAAGTTTCTGGAGTGTTCTGCTTTAGATCGGTATTTGTAATTTCAAACGAATTTGAATTAACTTATGTTGAATAACTCTGGTATATGATAGTCTCGTAAAAACGTTTTCAGGCTTAACGATTTCTTGGGTAATTTGAATCTGGGAGAACGTACTATCAAAGGATGCCTTGAAGCCTATAGTTGTAAGGAGGAACAAGTgagtttttaaacattttttttctgcttCTGGTCCAGTAATTAACAAATTCtactgtcttttttttttttttttccataggCAAACATGCTGGATCGGATAAAAAACTCTCTATCAGTTTGGAGACAGAGGTAGACTGATGCAATGTATATTGCGTCTCTCACTTCACTGTAAACTTTGCTCTATAAGCTGTTTTTTGAATGTTAAAAGTAGAATTAAGTATATAAATAATTCTACATGGAATAAGCCCATCAACTGATTAATCATTATGTGAACCTTTTCAATTTCAGATTCTTGATTATCTTGGGAAATCATCCGACACTGATTCCTCCTCACCAGATCAAACCTTATTAACCAGAAACAGGTGGCCTTTACTATCTAGATAGGTTCAGGAAAGTGAAAATCAGCCCCGAAGTCTCTTTTAaatgttctttattttttgttctttcattCCAGCCGAAAGACATTGGTTTACCTGGTTCTTACCCTGTATCACATGTATCCCGATTATGACTTCAGGTACCTCAGTATTTTATGATGCATCATAGATATTTCTCTATTATTATCTATTatctatattataattataatattataaaaaaggaGGATTATGGGTAATGCCACTGTCAGCTTTGTTGGCGACATGGCAACCCATTAtataatccttttttttattgcgTTGGGAGTGTTGTCAAAAGGATTGACAGACAGTTCAGAAAACTGTTGCTCTAGAAGCTGAGAGTTCAAGTCTCTCCATTTCCCAAGTTTTCTTGTCATTTAAGTGTTTGAATAGTTTTGCTTTAACTTTGTGATTCTGCTGGAACATGCTTATGTTTTTCCCCCCCCCTATAATACCATACACGTATAATGGTTTTTAGTGCAGTTAAAGCTCACCAGTTTTTCGCAGAGGAATCATGGGACAGCTTTAAGCAGATTTTTGATACCTACATGAATGAAGCTTCAAAGGTGCTACTATTGTTTATGTCTTGTTTTAAGAATTCTTTTTATTGTTTGCATTGCCCCTTAGGTATTTGATATGCTGAAATCTCATAGGCATAaattaaataaggaaacaaagcATGAATTATAATGAAATGTGGAAATGGAAACCACTACTAAGGGTTCATTTGATACACCATAAGGCACATCACAAAGAGAACAACACAGAACAAACACAAACATTCTAGTTACTCAACAATTCTTTGTCTTTTACATTGTTTGATCGACAATGAACAACACaaccaaaataatataaaatttacttgaatgccctttttattattagttagctaaaaataatttatattatcaacAGAACATTATATAATGCAAAATACACCGCGTGTTCATTCTACCCTTTACCCTCTTCATCACCCATCTACCGCAGAGAGTTTTACAGAACTTGTTTGTGGATTTGCTATACACATGGGATGCCAAGAGGTGCCTAAACTAAAATCCTACGTTGAGAACTAACACCAGTAAACTCCAcccaaaaaaaattctaaaaaaaagtcCTTCCAAAGAATGCAACCCAAAGGAGGAGAATTGAGTCAATGGATGCCAAattgccaataaaaaaaaatatggagaGTAAATTGGCTACAAAACATACCAAACTTGAGACTATGAGAACTAGTTGAGGTCTGGACAACAAATACCTTGGTGAGTTTGATAATGATAGATGAACCACCTAAGTGCAGGTCAAAGAAGTGTTATCAAATGGCGGCGCTATGGTGGTTTTGCGTGGCGGAAATTTGAAAAAACGCCACCGAATAGCGGTGGCGGGTTTACAATGGCGGTGCCATGGCGGCCGCCATAGCCATGGCGGTATAGCGGAAATAGcgggtttttttgttttttttgcgcGGTAGGAGTTGGGCTGACCCGACCCAACCCTACCcgttattttattcaaaagcgCAGCGGGGAAACGCAGCACAGAACGCAGCACGCGACCAGGAGCGACACCCCGCACCCAGCAGCGACCCCGCACACGGCAGCCACCGTGCACCCAGCAGCGATGACCCCGCGGCCTGCACGCGCGACGAGCACCGGCACACGACCTCGTGACGGCGACGAGCACCGGTGACGACCCCGCGAAGGCGATGCCGCACCGACCCCGCACCCTCACGAAGGCGAACGTCACGGCGCAGCTTCAGTGTGGTgtgcttattttttttgtttatttttttttgctatttgACACCCGTTTTTGATGTCTACagcttttctttttcgtttttctatttgacactcactttttgtttttgatagtcccatttttatttttattttctatttgacaccacgtttttttttttttctgttcagtCCTCTTTTAAATGGCTGAACCATCCGCCATTTTCCGATACGCCATCCGCCATATTTTTATGGCGGATTTTTGACTTTCTGCCATTAACAACATTTGGTCAGAGGTAGCAATTGCCGAAAGAGAGAGATTTTTAATAGTATGATTCTAAGTAGAGCGTAAAGTGGATGTGATAACCATAGAGCACTAATCCTTATTCTTATTAATACTAGAATACCAGATTCCTAATCTTAATTAAATCTGGAAACAAATGGTGACATATGGAATGGATTTTAGGAGATTATCCTTAGGAGAATTTCAAACATACTCTCTAATACTCTGGGGGTTTTGTAAGTTGTAACTGCtcacatttaattttataataatttattttcaaatcaaacaTCTTATATTGTTATGCTGTTGCACATGTTATGTTCTTACCTGAGTGGTTTACTACTCAGACTATAGTAGAAGTAGAACATCTGCATCATTAGGTATCTTAAGATTCTCACGGATTGAAAAAGGCATAATGTATCCCCCTATAATGAAAACACCTTTTCTTGATTCAGAGCAATGGAGATGTTTGACATTGACAATAATGTGAAATGATATTCTACATATCTCATTCTCTCTGTGGCTCTTTTGTTGCGAAAATTACTGTATGTTACGTGATAATAATGATTAGTTTTCCTGTAGTGAGTTTCTTAACTACGGTTTTGGTTGACTTGTCTATGCAGGAATGGGCTGAAACTGTTGGGAGTGCTTCTTTGCTGGACACCTTGTTCAAGGCCCTTGATGAGGTATGGTTTCTTTAAAATGTGAATAATATTTGAGATATATCAAGATGCACTTCTGTGATACCTTGTGGTGCAGGTGGTGAAGTTAGTGGATTCTGAAATTTACGGTTATGTCCCTGATTTCGAGGCAAATCCATTACTAGAGAGTGGAGCAATGTAAAGTTATCTTTGACTCATAaacataaaagttaaaattgttATTACCATCATTTTGTCTATTATAGGTTATTCCAATAAATAACTGTCTTTTCTATTTGCTACAGATGGTcctttaatttcttgttttataATAGAAAGCTTAAGCGGATTGTATCTTTTCGATTCAGTTGTTTTAGGTGAGTTGGAAATTTCCTTTGATCTCTATTTCTTAATCTACTTTTTGGTTGCATCTATATTCATCCCTAGCACGATGCTGTTTGTGGCAGTAACTTAATTGCTGAAGGACTGCTTATTGATGATATACACAATGAGTATGATGAAGAGATATTTGCTGACATGGATATATGAGTCACTTCTACCTCAATTAGTTAGCATATGAAGACTTCTGATCCTCCCATGTGTAGTTCTGTTATATATGATGGTTTCAGATGCGTTGCTCTGTAAATCAAAGACCGTTTCAGTGTGGCCCGAGTCGTAGATATAGCATATGTATCTTCCCGTATGCATATAGTATATTTAACATCTGTATCTTCCTCCGATGCACATCGTAGATTTGGAATCTGTATCTTCCTCCACTGTTAGGACACACCTCTGGTGTAATATTAGCAAAAACATACTTATTTGAAATTGGTGCAAGGAGTATTGGATATTATTAGGTTACATTCATCTGAAAATGATGCTTCTTTTTCCTCCGCAATCTGTTTCCGGTGGGTTCAGGCAAGGGTGCCTCGAGCGACACAGAATTTATTGATCAATAGTTGCGTTTCTAGCAACTTTGATGCAAGATTGGATTTCCTCAGAGCTAGGCTTTTCTTGATATATCTATATTCAATGGGTTAATATTGTAATGTATTTAAAATCCGGGGCATACTTTAAGTTCAGAAGAGTTTTCTTATATGAATGTATAAAATGGTGACATAATTAgcgggaaaaaaaataatgaaatggtTTGTGCAacgtatatttatttatgtaatatatttgAACTTTGCACATGTACAGGATTGTGAAGAAACATATAATGTTATCTTGCTAAGTACCACTTTGATATAGTCGAGTGATAAAATAACCTCCACTAGAAATTAGCCTTATCATTGTCTCTCAAATCTTGCTAATATGTGTTTTAATAGCTGTTTATGAAActattattcatatattttgtCGATTTAATATTGGTTTACTCGTTTAGTTACATTAATTGATGAGGAAAAAAAAGTTCCATTAATGGTGGTATACGTGTCCTTCAGCCTAATAAGCTTAAGTGGAGGGGGAAAAAAGCAAAGGATAtttaactaatatatttttttgtcactttttacttgatcatttgaaaataacagggattcttttttccttttgccTTTTTCTTCTGTTTCCATGATCAAGTCCCTACCACTTTGATACATTAAAGGATAAGATACGATTGTGAATTTGTCAAGGAATCTGCCCGAGATGGACATTGTTTGGTGACACTAGGTGTTCTTGTGTTGGGCCAACTAATCAGACTTAAACTGAATCTTATTGGAGGATTGTGCCTTGCTCTAAATGGAATTGGCATGGTTAGTGGTTCGTGTCAGCAGtgcaatttttttcaattttaacttCGCATCTAATGGAATATTTTGATGCCATGGCCTACTCTATTAATTGCCACGATTACTGGCAGCAATTACATGGTAGCCAGCTAGGCTATTTAAATAGCACCCAGCAGTAAGCGTTATctaaaaatatagttaattaacacATAAACAAGTGGTttgaaaattaatctttaaaaaaaatagtggctTGAAAATTATGCTCAAAAAGAAAAGTTGATCATTTGGATGACAGAATCCCCAAACattttgtttgattaaaataattgataagtTAACAAAAAGTTAGAAAATCAGCTAAAGTTActcttgtattataaattgataaGTTCACAACTTGAAGAATGAGACTCCACTTTTCTCATTCTCCCAATTcaacattttaaatttgttatttttttttatgtacagTTTACATACTATTTTCGTGATCAGTAAAAATTTTCTCTCGATGATATTAAATTACTCtccttttttagtgataaaaaatgtatttagaaCATCAGTAAATACTTAATGAGttgcttaaaattaaataatattgtttaacaaatttttatcaTTGGATCAGATAAATTGATAGTGGGTTGCttatataagtaaaattgttgtttaattcattcttatcaattaaaaaattattttcaattataaaatttaatattactcAAGTTAATTATTCACTCTAACAATTTTAacattgtagtatttttttgtgtaaaacttttaaatatatgtgACAGTATAGGattcacaaattttaaataaataattcatttaaataataatatattgtaaATGCTGGTGATATTCAGTGACAtgaatttgtttattaaatatttctattttgattgaatgactTTATAAACTAATCAAACAAGTTATAAAATACTACTTCCAGtcttttatatgataaatactccatttgatttttttttacagtggtAAATTAAATActccatttgtttttttaagttgtcgacttttaaataaaatattttcaaatttttgtccAACTCCTTCGTCTATATTAAAAGAAAGGGAGCAGTACAtgtaaaattgttatatttatatgatTATAAATTAACACTTCATTGATTATAAATTAACACTTCATAAGTTGAGTAATTATCTGGACTTTACTTGCGAACTTGTACTTGATAATTAATTTGGACACGTTTCACAAAGTAGTGAAGTAACAACTCAAATCAGCTTGATCGTATTTGATACTAAATGCCTTGCGACAAATAcaagtaataattaaataaataacatattcaAAGCTGCCAAGCTGGTTGTAGGTTTGTGTCTGCGTGTATCTTCTTCATTGTATGAGTGTAACAATGATAGAAAAATTGTGTGTGTAACTAGAGTTATATCTAACattattacatttttcttttttaaaaatagatggCAAAAGTGGAACACTAAGAGTAAAATAGCAAAGTTCTTTTATAAAATGTTCACTTTTACCATATCTATATACCGTGATGATGTTCTTTTTGAGTTGCATTCATGAGCTTATGCTTTGCTGGCTGGTGTTTCATTTGATGTGAGACTTTCACTTTTGCCATGTTGGCCCACAAATCTGTGGccacagttttgttttttcttaatatggcaaattgaaagaaaagtaTTCACAAATAACATCCAGCACATCAATTAACATTTTagattattctaatttaattaaaaatattgaatttaaattCTGAATATATATCTGtattaaatgttttaagaattttttttattacttacaataattttatctaattctaacataattatcttattaaaaaatatacatattttataaaaaaacttcacACAGAACTTGACACATTAATGGTGATAATACAGGGATGATGACCACAATAACAATGAAATAATTAActgttaaaatttaataagtaatgcttaaattttgtttatttttcttataataaacaataacttaattaatttttcaaagtgaaagaaaaacttGTGAGAATAAAGTGTTAATGAATCAaagtttcaaataaataaataaatacttttaaattttaaactcagATGAGATGACaataacttatatattttttgcattACCTAAACAAAAGCAGCATTGACATGTAGCACGCATCAAGCACATTAATACTCTAGATCATCATGTGATTCTACATCAGATCTAATCATCTCAGTGATTTGTTTCTGTGCAAGATCTCAGGCTGTAAAATAACATGGGTTAACAGGGTTGCCAAGTGTAAGTCCTCCAAACAATACACATGTTCTActactttcttcttttctttcttaatttcttattatAATCTTTAATCAAAGGCACGTCATGCTGGTAGCTGAAAGAGAATCATACatcttcaaataaattaatattcaatAATGTGGCTACTTTCACTACTAAATATTAGTGCCAATCAGGTTTATTTTCGAGGCAGGTAGATGACCCTTCATATAAATCAAAAGAGAAACACCATTCAACATCATGGCTTGCTCTCTATCATCTTTCTGCGCCTTAAACCAAGCTTTTTGCAGGGATAAGCGCATCAAATACCCCAAAATAAGATCCCAAAGCTTTAGTGATGACAATGgtaataattgatatatattaagATCGAACAGTAAGTGTGCACTAGAAGATGACTTTAATGTACTCAGGAATAGCttaattttttcactttcttGCACAAAATAATCCTCCAATTATTAACTTGTTTCTCAACAAATATCCTTATCTTTCTATTCTttctagggttttagccttttcACTATCCCAAAAACATGGTTGTTACAATTATTGAACtttttgattaattttctttctccaaTCGATCGATTATTTGTTTTGGCAGGGAAGCGAGCAAACATTGTTGATGCAAACCTGAGCATCCTAAGGGAAAGAATTCAACAagtgagaaagagagagagactgATACATACACGAGAGTGGAATTATAAGCGTAGTTATGACCGTAAGTACAAGAGAGATTCAATGATATCACAATCTTATGAGGTTATAGGTTTGTCATGCGGTGCAATTGGGCTTGTCTTTCTCGTTGGTTCTCTTAGCATCTTCCTTCTGTCCCTCCTTGTATGCATGTGATATCTCTAAGAATCACATATCTCTCGTCAATAGCTTCTACATAATATTTTGGATTCAAGGGtagaatatatattaaaaatgcattGATAACCTAGAGTTGATACAATGATTTGATAACTTTCCATGTAATCTCAA encodes the following:
- the LOC114372633 gene encoding repressor of RNA polymerase III transcription MAF1 homolog gives rise to the protein MKFLECSALDRLNDFLGNLNLGERTIKGCLEAYSCKHAGSDKKLSISLETEILDYLGKSSDTDSSSPDQTLLTRNSRKTLVYLVLTLYHMYPDYDFSAVKAHQFFAEESWDSFKQIFDTYMNEASKEWAETVGSASLLDTLFKALDEVVKLVDSEIYGYVPDFEANPLLESGAIWSFNFLFYNRKLKRIVSFRFSCFSNLIAEGLLIDDIHNEYDEEIFADMDI